Proteins from a single region of Bacilli bacterium:
- the miaB gene encoding tRNA (N6-isopentenyl adenosine(37)-C2)-methylthiotransferase MiaB → MDNNQTFSGKPSANFQPPSLFAAKRRGKEKIRFSYDFAIPEDMKMFGAGRKYLIRTYGCQMNEHDTETMKGILEMMGYTETEDKQEADIILLNTCAVRENAEDKVFGELGHLKPLKMEKPSLVLGVCGCMPQEEAVVHRILQKHSFVDLVFGTHNIHRLPQLLRNAVYSKEVVVEVWSKEGDIVENLPKKRTGLKAWVNIMFGCDKFCTYCIVPYTRGKERSRRPEDVINEVRDLARQGFKEITLLGQNVNAYGKDFTDINYRFPDLMDDIRKIGIPRVRFTTSHPRDFDDRLIEVLAKRGNLVEHIHLPVQSGSNEVLKMMSRKYTRESYLELVRKIRQAIPDVALTTDIIVGFPGETAEQFEDTMSLVAEVGYDSAFTFIYSPREGTPASEMPDNVPESEKKERLQRLNALLADLSRKSNEKLIGTEVEVLVEGASKNNPDMLSGRTRTNKLIHFAGPEQLAGEFVRVKVTEAQSYVIKGELVATDAAAAV, encoded by the coding sequence ATGGACAACAACCAAACGTTTTCCGGCAAACCGTCTGCCAACTTTCAACCGCCTTCTCTTTTCGCCGCCAAACGGCGGGGCAAAGAGAAGATTCGTTTTTCATATGATTTTGCCATTCCTGAAGATATGAAAATGTTCGGCGCCGGCCGAAAGTATTTGATACGCACATACGGATGCCAAATGAACGAGCATGATACGGAAACGATGAAGGGCATCCTGGAGATGATGGGCTATACGGAAACGGAAGACAAGCAGGAAGCCGACATCATTCTGTTGAATACGTGCGCCGTGCGCGAAAATGCCGAAGATAAAGTATTCGGCGAACTCGGGCATCTAAAACCCTTGAAGATGGAAAAACCTTCGCTTGTGCTGGGCGTATGCGGCTGCATGCCGCAGGAAGAAGCTGTTGTGCACCGCATCCTGCAAAAACATTCATTTGTCGATCTTGTTTTCGGCACGCACAACATTCACCGGCTGCCGCAGTTGTTGCGCAACGCGGTGTACAGCAAGGAAGTCGTCGTCGAAGTTTGGTCCAAGGAAGGCGACATTGTCGAAAACCTGCCAAAGAAGCGCACCGGCTTGAAAGCATGGGTCAACATCATGTTTGGCTGCGACAAATTTTGCACATATTGTATCGTACCGTATACGCGCGGCAAGGAACGCAGCCGTCGTCCGGAGGACGTGATCAACGAAGTGCGCGACTTGGCGCGCCAGGGTTTCAAGGAAATTACGCTGCTCGGGCAAAACGTCAATGCTTACGGCAAAGATTTCACAGACATCAACTACAGGTTCCCGGATTTGATGGATGATATCCGCAAAATCGGCATCCCGCGCGTCCGTTTTACCACATCGCATCCACGCGATTTTGACGATCGCCTGATTGAAGTGTTGGCAAAGCGGGGCAATCTGGTCGAGCACATTCATTTGCCGGTGCAGTCGGGCAGCAATGAAGTGTTAAAAATGATGAGCCGCAAATATACGCGGGAGTCTTATCTGGAACTCGTCCGCAAAATCAGGCAGGCAATCCCCGATGTGGCGCTGACGACGGATATTATTGTCGGCTTCCCGGGCGAAACCGCCGAGCAGTTTGAGGATACGATGTCGCTTGTGGCCGAAGTCGGCTACGATTCGGCGTTTACGTTCATTTACTCGCCACGCGAAGGAACGCCGGCGTCGGAAATGCCGGATAACGTGCCGGAAAGCGAGAAGAAGGAGCGACTTCAGCGATTGAACGCGCTGCTCGCGGATTTAAGCCGCAAGAGCAACGAAAAGTTGATCGGCACGGAAGTGGAAGTGCTGGTCGAGGGCGCAAGCAAAAATAATCCCGACATGCTGTCCGGCAGAACGCGCACGAACAAGCTGATTCACTTTGCCGGTCCGGAGCAGCTTGCCGGCGAATTTGTCCGCGTTAAGGTCACCGAAGCGCAATCATATGTGATTAAAGGCGAATTGGTGGCAACCGATGCCGCTGCGGCCGTGTGA
- a CDS encoding gluconate 2-dehydrogenase subunit 3 family protein — protein sequence MTQESRYPGYDVLKEQTEWDDHTRSIVVGRTEPAPLKALTQEEVDTLRHLCPLFVDDYRAEVIDYVIRHVDETITSKTGESERKLNVPKAAELIRGGLQRIEEDALTLWHKRLAGLTVSERAEMIQKLLHNQGNASVWEQFPQAEWAQKILRLTVEAYCSHPIVWSEMGYGGPAYPRGYVRMEIGITDPWEAKKSQ from the coding sequence GTGACGCAAGAAAGCCGATATCCCGGATACGACGTATTAAAAGAACAAACGGAATGGGACGACCATACGCGCTCCATTGTCGTCGGGCGGACGGAACCGGCGCCATTAAAAGCGTTGACGCAAGAGGAAGTGGACACGCTCAGACACCTTTGCCCGCTGTTTGTGGATGATTATCGGGCCGAGGTGATCGATTATGTGATTCGCCATGTCGATGAAACGATTACCTCGAAAACCGGCGAAAGTGAGCGCAAGCTTAATGTGCCAAAAGCCGCCGAGCTGATTCGCGGCGGTTTGCAGCGGATTGAAGAAGACGCGTTAACTTTATGGCATAAACGATTAGCGGGGTTAACCGTTTCGGAGCGCGCGGAAATGATCCAAAAGTTGCTGCACAATCAAGGAAACGCGTCCGTTTGGGAGCAATTTCCCCAGGCGGAATGGGCGCAAAAAATATTGCGGCTGACGGTAGAGGCATATTGTTCGCATCCCATCGTATGGTCGGAAATGGGCTATGGCGGCCCCGCTTATCCGCGCGGCTATGTGCGTATGGAAATTGGGATCACGGATCCATGGGAGGCAAAGAAAAGTCAATGA
- a CDS encoding YlbF family regulator — MSEIQHMNNGVPFEIERYNLRDLVVKEDIMAKAKELAQMIYESEDVQMYRKAEQLIKENERVQSLIALIKKRQKEAVAFQHFQNPKMVEKIDGEIKELEAQLDAIPIVNQFRQTQDDLDYLLQMVFSVIRDSVSEKIAVEGASSPPPPASCSD; from the coding sequence ATGTCTGAAATCCAGCATATGAACAACGGCGTGCCGTTTGAAATCGAACGGTATAATTTGCGGGACCTGGTCGTGAAAGAAGACATCATGGCCAAGGCGAAAGAATTGGCGCAAATGATTTACGAATCGGAAGACGTGCAGATGTACCGCAAAGCGGAACAATTGATCAAGGAAAACGAACGAGTGCAGAGCCTCATTGCGCTCATTAAAAAAAGGCAAAAGGAAGCCGTCGCCTTTCAGCATTTTCAGAATCCGAAAATGGTGGAGAAAATCGACGGCGAAATCAAGGAATTGGAAGCGCAATTGGACGCGATTCCGATTGTCAACCAGTTCCGCCAGACGCAAGACGATCTGGACTATTTGCTGCAAATGGTGTTCTCCGTCATCCGCGACTCGGTGTCGGAGAAGATCGCCGTGGAAGGCGCATCCAGTCCGCCGCCGCCCGCTTCGTGCAGCGACTGA
- a CDS encoding GMC family oxidoreductase yields MGGKEKSMKRKYGGETVDAVIVGAGAAGGVLAKNLSVAGLKVVVLDAGPFRDPQHDFASDELAMKNLGWQDTRIVAGQNPLTMGHNNSGRGIGGGTVHFTGVFLRFHDADFKARTLDGVADDWPIAYKDLEPYYDKVEKDIAVSGPKHFPWGEFHGPYPYPERDPLSPNAYIFRRGCEKLGIRSSVAPLAILSAPFDGRPPCINRGFCNQGCMPNAKFSTLIVHIPQAIKAGAEVLADCMVTRVNVDKRGRATGVTFVHQGKEYEQKAKLVILSAFVVETPRLLLNSATPQFPDGLANSSGWVGRAIMTHSSHDVYAKFAEEIRLYKGTPVLATTQDFYRTQAGNDFVRGYTLHAHGARPVEFASGIAKAEGGPVWGGKLRSTLLDYNLYGRVTLVGEVLPNPENRVTLAAEKDEYGLPRAQVTFSYGDNDKRLIAHAVKKMSEILEAAGGKTEYVVPDTAHLMGGCRMGNDPGNSVVNSYGQTHDIKNLFICDASIFVTSGAGNPTNTVMALAERASEYIVEQAKKREL; encoded by the coding sequence ATGGGAGGCAAAGAAAAGTCAATGAAGCGAAAATACGGCGGAGAAACAGTCGATGCTGTGATCGTGGGCGCTGGCGCCGCCGGGGGCGTGCTGGCGAAAAATTTGAGCGTGGCGGGGCTGAAAGTGGTCGTGCTGGACGCCGGGCCGTTTCGCGATCCGCAGCATGATTTTGCGAGCGACGAATTGGCCATGAAAAATCTTGGCTGGCAGGATACGCGCATCGTAGCCGGGCAAAACCCGCTCACCATGGGGCACAACAACTCCGGCCGCGGAATCGGCGGCGGAACGGTGCATTTTACCGGCGTATTTTTACGGTTTCACGACGCCGATTTCAAAGCGCGCACATTGGACGGGGTGGCGGACGATTGGCCGATTGCCTACAAAGACCTCGAACCTTATTATGACAAGGTGGAAAAAGATATTGCCGTTTCCGGTCCCAAACATTTTCCCTGGGGAGAATTCCATGGCCCGTATCCATATCCGGAACGGGATCCGTTAAGTCCGAATGCATACATATTCCGGCGCGGTTGCGAAAAATTGGGCATTCGTTCATCTGTAGCGCCGCTGGCAATTTTGTCCGCGCCGTTCGACGGCCGGCCGCCTTGCATCAACCGCGGATTCTGCAATCAGGGCTGCATGCCGAACGCCAAATTCAGCACGTTAATCGTGCATATCCCGCAAGCGATCAAAGCGGGCGCGGAAGTGCTCGCCGATTGCATGGTGACCAGGGTGAACGTGGATAAGCGGGGAAGGGCGACCGGCGTCACCTTCGTGCATCAAGGCAAAGAATATGAGCAAAAAGCCAAACTCGTCATTTTATCCGCGTTTGTGGTCGAAACGCCGCGTTTGCTGCTAAATTCGGCGACGCCGCAATTTCCCGACGGATTGGCGAATTCAAGCGGCTGGGTCGGCAGGGCCATCATGACACACAGCAGCCATGACGTGTACGCCAAATTTGCCGAAGAGATAAGGCTGTATAAAGGGACACCGGTGCTGGCGACAACCCAGGATTTTTACCGGACGCAAGCAGGCAACGATTTTGTCCGCGGCTATACGCTGCATGCGCATGGCGCAAGGCCGGTGGAATTTGCCTCCGGCATCGCCAAAGCCGAAGGCGGCCCTGTCTGGGGCGGCAAGTTGCGGTCGACGCTGTTGGATTACAATCTGTATGGGCGCGTTACGCTGGTCGGGGAAGTGCTGCCCAACCCGGAAAACCGGGTTACATTGGCAGCGGAGAAGGATGAGTATGGTTTGCCGCGGGCGCAAGTTACGTTCAGTTATGGCGACAACGACAAGCGGCTAATCGCGCACGCCGTAAAAAAGATGAGCGAAATTCTGGAAGCGGCGGGCGGCAAAACCGAATATGTCGTGCCGGATACGGCGCATTTGATGGGCGGCTGCCGAATGGGGAACGACCCCGGCAATTCGGTGGTCAACAGCTACGGCCAAACGCACGATATCAAAAATTTGTTTATTTGCGATGCGAGCATTTTCGTGACATCCGGCGCGGGCAATCCGACCAATACGGTCATGGCGCTCGCCGAACGCGCATCGGAATATATTGTCGAACAGGCCAAAAAGCGCGAACTGTAA